A genomic stretch from Enterobacter oligotrophicus includes:
- a CDS encoding helix-turn-helix domain-containing protein — protein sequence MSRAYDTFETLRQQNAVLRETVALNSGIQLAAWYNKHDTITVKSNHHTLSLYVADGYESYQKTPGGWKNGGGPDRFCLMPKESESTWDIRDDLSFVHLYCTDEHLRDVGEKIWDKRPLSLTLDEKIFGSDAKITALYRQFLLGCDWQQKANQLTLSTASTLLLTHLLQNYSSVQWKLPVVTGGLSPFVLRNVLAFIEENLAQPLTLAELADQAALSEYHFARMFRQSIGLAPHQYVMQRRMEKAKSLVQNTSMPLTDIALACGFNSASHFSNRFRSVIGITPSRLRAANA from the coding sequence ATGTCTCGCGCTTACGACACCTTTGAAACGTTACGCCAACAGAATGCGGTGCTCCGGGAAACCGTCGCGCTTAACTCAGGCATCCAGCTGGCGGCGTGGTACAACAAGCACGATACAATAACGGTTAAAAGCAACCATCATACCCTGAGCCTGTATGTGGCAGACGGCTATGAGAGCTATCAAAAGACACCGGGTGGCTGGAAGAACGGTGGCGGGCCCGATCGTTTTTGTCTGATGCCAAAAGAGAGCGAATCCACGTGGGATATTCGTGATGACCTGTCGTTTGTCCATCTTTACTGTACTGATGAACATCTGCGGGATGTCGGGGAAAAGATCTGGGACAAGCGCCCGCTGTCGCTGACCCTGGATGAAAAAATCTTTGGCAGTGATGCGAAAATTACCGCGCTGTATCGTCAGTTTCTGCTTGGCTGTGACTGGCAGCAAAAGGCCAACCAGCTCACCCTGAGCACGGCCTCTACGCTACTGCTGACGCATTTGTTGCAGAATTACTCCAGCGTGCAGTGGAAGCTGCCGGTGGTCACCGGCGGGTTATCGCCGTTTGTACTGCGCAACGTGCTGGCTTTCATTGAGGAGAACCTTGCGCAGCCGCTGACGCTGGCGGAACTGGCCGATCAGGCTGCGCTCAGTGAGTACCACTTCGCCAGAATGTTTCGTCAGTCGATCGGGCTGGCACCCCACCAGTATGTGATGCAGCGGCGGATGGAGAAAGCCAAATCGCTGGTGCAGAATACGTCGATGCCGCTAACCGACATTGCGCTCGCCTGCGGGTTTAATTCTGCCAGCCACTTCAGCAACCGCTTTCGCAGCGTCATAGGTATCACACCTTCCCGGTTACGTGCGGCGAACGCGTAA
- a CDS encoding rhodanese-like domain-containing protein, with protein sequence MSYVTEFPAAEPQEAVAYFLRRLSVETDCADVHHALTNNEQDFVLLHVVGNIEQFARRHVPGALHLPWSQITAERMAQWPADTLFVVYCAGPHCNGADRAALKLARLGLPVKIMLGGITGWEDERFDFAGQVSSLTS encoded by the coding sequence ATGAGCTATGTTACTGAATTCCCGGCAGCAGAACCGCAGGAAGCCGTTGCGTATTTTCTGCGTCGCCTGAGTGTCGAGACGGACTGTGCTGATGTGCATCACGCGCTGACGAACAATGAACAGGATTTTGTTTTATTGCATGTGGTCGGGAATATCGAGCAGTTTGCGCGTCGTCATGTTCCCGGTGCGTTGCACCTGCCCTGGAGCCAGATCACAGCGGAGCGGATGGCACAGTGGCCTGCGGACACGCTGTTTGTGGTGTACTGCGCCGGTCCGCACTGTAACGGCGCGGACCGGGCCGCGTTGAAGCTGGCGCGCCTGGGGTTACCGGTAAAAATTATGCTCGGTGGGATCACCGGCTGGGAAGATGAACGCTTTGATTTTGCCGGGCAGGTTTCATCGCTGACGTCGTGA
- a CDS encoding cobalamin-independent methionine synthase II family protein, whose product MQRQHTPYRADVVGSFLRPDAIKQARLKFASGEIDAGQLRAVEDEAIRHVVEQQCACGLHVVTDGEFRRAWWHFDFFDGLQGVERYDSQQGIQFNGVQTKAHGVRVTGKLGFGDHPMLEDFRYLKSISGNAQPKMTIPSPSVLHFRGGRKDIDATVYPDLNAYFDDLATTWRDAIRAFYDAGCRYLQLDDTVWAYLCSDDQRRQIRERGDDADELARIYARVLNKALEGKPDDLTIGLHVCRGNFRSTWISEGGYEPVAEVLFGTVNVDAFFLEYDNDRSGDFAPLRFVRPGKQQVVLGLITTKNGELENPDGVKARLEEAAKYVAKEQICLSPQCGFASTEEGNSLSEAQQWDKVRLVTQIASEVW is encoded by the coding sequence ATGCAACGACAACACACCCCGTACCGCGCCGATGTAGTAGGCAGTTTCTTACGCCCGGATGCCATCAAGCAGGCTCGCCTGAAATTCGCCAGCGGCGAGATTGATGCCGGGCAGCTTCGCGCCGTGGAAGATGAGGCTATCCGCCATGTTGTCGAACAGCAGTGTGCCTGCGGTTTGCACGTGGTAACCGACGGTGAGTTTCGTCGCGCCTGGTGGCATTTCGATTTCTTCGATGGCCTGCAGGGCGTCGAGCGTTACGATTCACAGCAGGGGATTCAGTTCAACGGTGTTCAGACCAAAGCTCACGGCGTGCGCGTCACGGGTAAACTGGGCTTTGGCGATCACCCGATGCTGGAAGACTTCCGTTATCTGAAAAGCATTAGCGGTAACGCTCAACCGAAGATGACCATTCCGAGCCCGAGCGTGCTGCATTTCCGCGGCGGTCGCAAAGACATTGATGCGACGGTTTACCCGGATCTGAATGCGTATTTTGACGATCTGGCCACCACATGGCGTGATGCGATTCGGGCCTTTTACGATGCTGGTTGCCGCTACCTGCAACTGGATGACACCGTCTGGGCGTACCTTTGCTCGGACGACCAGCGTCGTCAAATCCGCGAGCGTGGCGATGACGCAGATGAACTGGCGCGTATCTATGCCCGCGTGCTGAATAAAGCACTGGAAGGCAAACCGGACGACCTGACCATCGGCCTGCATGTTTGTCGCGGTAACTTCCGCTCAACCTGGATTTCAGAGGGTGGCTATGAGCCGGTCGCGGAAGTGTTGTTCGGCACCGTTAACGTCGACGCCTTCTTCCTGGAGTATGACAACGACCGTAGCGGGGATTTCGCGCCGCTGCGTTTTGTCCGCCCCGGCAAGCAGCAGGTGGTGCTCGGTCTTATCACCACGAAAAACGGTGAACTGGAAAACCCGGACGGCGTGAAAGCGCGTCTGGAAGAGGCGGCGAAATATGTTGCCAAAGAGCAGATCTGTTTAAGCCCGCAGTGTGGTTTTGCCTCAACTGAAGAGGGCAACAGCCTGAGTGAAGCTCAGCAGTGGGATAAAGTGCGTCTGGTGACGCAAATCGCCAGCGAAGTCTGGTAA
- the urtB gene encoding urea ABC transporter permease subunit UrtB, protein MNAMRMIIAIVWLTGLLPGMAQASDADNFVAANRSQQAAMLTQWAASPEPARLALLHALQTENLFIDSQKHAFTRSQGHMLALGDAKAAAGQTKAVRLTNRLRVLSATALATHQLVSDNVTERRAAAKQLQRDAQPEMLDFLQKRANSETDDVARQSLLLALANLQVNNPQAEVRRKAVELLGQSDDPDVQSRLMPFTQPQNEPDASVRAAAEESLKHIKYRLMWGDLLGQAFMGLSLGSVLLLAALGLAITYGLLGVINMAHGEMLMLGAYATWMVQQMMAQLAPQWLALYPVVALPVAFILTASIGMVLERTVIRHLYGRPLETLLATWGISLMLIQLVRMTFGAQNLEVANPAWLSGGVQVFANLTLPWNRIVVLGFVLLVLFFTWLILNKTRLGLNVRAVTQNRSMAACCGVPTGRIDMLAFGLGSGIAGLGGVALSQLGNVGPELGQGYIIDSFLVVVLGGVGQLAGSVAAAFGLGIFNKILEPQMGAVLGKILILVAIILFIQKRPQGLFALKGRVTD, encoded by the coding sequence ATGAACGCCATGCGCATGATCATCGCTATTGTGTGGCTTACCGGACTGCTGCCAGGGATGGCGCAGGCATCGGATGCCGATAATTTTGTTGCCGCGAATCGCAGCCAGCAGGCAGCGATGTTGACACAATGGGCGGCATCGCCGGAACCGGCGCGGCTGGCATTGCTACACGCGCTGCAAACCGAAAACCTGTTTATCGACAGTCAAAAACATGCCTTTACGCGCAGCCAGGGCCACATGCTCGCGCTGGGCGACGCAAAAGCGGCAGCAGGGCAAACTAAAGCGGTACGCCTGACCAACCGGCTACGCGTTTTGTCTGCCACCGCATTGGCAACTCATCAACTTGTCAGTGACAACGTCACGGAAAGACGCGCAGCAGCGAAACAACTTCAGCGCGATGCCCAGCCAGAAATGCTCGATTTCCTGCAAAAGCGGGCAAACAGCGAGACGGACGACGTTGCGCGACAGTCGCTTCTGCTGGCACTGGCGAACCTGCAGGTAAACAACCCTCAGGCAGAGGTGCGCCGCAAGGCCGTTGAACTGCTCGGCCAGTCCGACGACCCGGACGTTCAGTCCCGGCTGATGCCCTTTACCCAGCCACAAAACGAACCGGATGCCAGCGTGCGTGCGGCTGCCGAAGAGAGCCTGAAGCATATTAAGTACCGTCTGATGTGGGGCGATCTGCTGGGGCAGGCGTTTATGGGCCTTTCGCTGGGGTCGGTGTTGCTGCTGGCAGCGCTCGGGCTGGCGATCACCTACGGCTTGCTGGGTGTCATCAACATGGCGCACGGCGAGATGCTGATGCTGGGAGCCTATGCCACCTGGATGGTGCAACAGATGATGGCGCAACTGGCACCGCAGTGGCTGGCGCTCTATCCCGTGGTGGCGCTGCCAGTCGCGTTTATTCTGACCGCATCCATTGGGATGGTGCTGGAACGCACGGTGATCCGCCATCTGTACGGTCGACCACTGGAAACGCTGCTGGCCACCTGGGGGATCAGCCTGATGCTGATCCAACTGGTGCGCATGACCTTTGGCGCACAGAACCTTGAGGTTGCCAACCCAGCCTGGCTTTCGGGTGGCGTACAGGTATTCGCCAACCTGACGTTGCCGTGGAACCGTATCGTGGTGCTGGGTTTTGTGTTGCTGGTGCTGTTCTTCACCTGGCTCATTCTGAATAAAACCCGTCTTGGCCTTAACGTGCGCGCGGTTACGCAAAACCGCAGCATGGCCGCCTGCTGCGGCGTACCGACGGGGCGTATTGATATGCTGGCCTTTGGTCTTGGCTCAGGGATTGCGGGTTTAGGCGGCGTGGCGTTATCCCAGTTAGGTAATGTCGGGCCGGAACTGGGTCAGGGCTACATTATCGATTCGTTCCTGGTGGTGGTGCTGGGCGGCGTAGGCCAGCTGGCAGGAAGCGTGGCTGCGGCATTTGGCCTGGGGATTTTCAACAAAATTCTGGAGCCACAGATGGGCGCGGTTCTTGGCAAAATCCTGATTCTGGTGGCGATCATTCTGTTTATTCAGAAACGCCCGCAGGGGTTGTTTGCACTCAAAGGGAGGGTTACTGATTAA
- a CDS encoding DUF2554 family protein has product MLRKGLTLILLICALFSGQLMAGHKGHEYLWVQNVDHQLRHEADSDEIRNAAEESAEGLREHHHWQKSRKPDTHIR; this is encoded by the coding sequence ATGTTGAGAAAAGGATTAACGCTTATTCTGCTGATCTGCGCGTTATTTTCCGGGCAGCTGATGGCGGGGCATAAAGGGCATGAATATTTATGGGTACAAAACGTCGACCATCAGCTTCGTCATGAAGCCGACAGTGACGAAATACGTAACGCCGCAGAGGAGTCTGCAGAGGGTTTACGCGAACATCACCACTGGCAGAAGTCGCGCAAACCAGACACTCACATTCGCTGA
- the urtA gene encoding urea ABC transporter substrate-binding protein, with translation MHRRTLLKAFALSASVVAMGMSFGVQAADTIKVGIMHSLSGTMAISETPLKDVALMTIDEINAKGGVLGKKLEPVVVDPASNWPLFAEKARQLLSQDHVAVVFGCWTSVSRKSVLPVFEELNGLLFYPVQYEGEEMSPNVFYTGAAPNQQAIPAVEYLMSEDGGSAKRFFLLGTDYVYPRTTNKILRAFLHSKGVADKDIEEVYTPFGHSDYQTIVANIKKFSAGGKTAVVSTINGDSNVPFYKELANQGLKATDVPVVAFSVGEEELRGIDTKPLVGNLAAWNYFESVDNPTNQAFVADYKAYAKAHKLPNADTVVTNDPMEATYVGIHMWAQAVEKAGTTDVDKVRAAMAGQSFKAPSGFTLTMDATNHHLHKPVMIGEIEGNGQFNVVWQTEQPVRAQPWSPFIDGNDKKPDQPMKTASN, from the coding sequence ATGCACCGTCGTACCTTATTAAAAGCCTTTGCGCTATCAGCCTCGGTTGTTGCCATGGGGATGAGCTTTGGCGTGCAGGCGGCTGATACCATCAAAGTGGGGATCATGCACTCGCTGTCCGGCACCATGGCCATTTCTGAAACACCGCTGAAAGATGTTGCTCTGATGACGATCGACGAGATCAATGCCAAAGGGGGCGTGCTGGGGAAAAAGCTGGAACCCGTGGTCGTTGATCCGGCCTCAAACTGGCCGCTGTTCGCGGAGAAAGCGCGTCAGCTTCTGAGCCAGGATCACGTGGCTGTGGTATTTGGCTGCTGGACGTCGGTATCTCGCAAATCGGTTCTGCCTGTGTTCGAAGAGCTTAACGGGCTGCTGTTCTATCCGGTGCAATACGAAGGTGAAGAGATGTCGCCTAACGTCTTCTATACCGGCGCGGCACCAAACCAGCAGGCGATCCCGGCGGTGGAGTACCTGATGAGCGAAGACGGCGGCAGTGCCAAACGCTTCTTCCTGCTGGGGACGGACTACGTCTATCCGCGTACCACCAACAAGATCCTGCGCGCTTTCCTGCATTCGAAAGGGGTGGCCGATAAAGACATTGAAGAGGTCTATACCCCGTTCGGCCATAGCGACTACCAAACGATTGTTGCCAATATCAAAAAATTCTCCGCTGGCGGTAAAACGGCCGTGGTCTCAACGATCAACGGCGATTCTAACGTGCCGTTCTATAAAGAGCTGGCGAATCAGGGGCTGAAAGCGACCGATGTACCGGTAGTGGCGTTCTCCGTGGGTGAGGAAGAACTGCGTGGGATCGACACCAAACCGCTGGTCGGCAACCTTGCGGCATGGAACTACTTTGAGTCCGTCGATAACCCAACCAACCAGGCGTTTGTGGCGGATTACAAGGCGTATGCCAAAGCACACAAGCTGCCGAACGCCGATACCGTTGTCACGAACGATCCTATGGAAGCGACCTATGTAGGCATTCATATGTGGGCGCAGGCGGTGGAAAAAGCGGGTACGACTGATGTGGATAAAGTCCGCGCGGCAATGGCCGGGCAATCCTTTAAGGCACCGTCGGGCTTTACCCTCACCATGGACGCCACCAACCACCACCTGCATAAGCCAGTCATGATTGGCGAAATTGAAGGCAACGGCCAGTTCAACGTGGTCTGGCAGACTGAACAGCCGGTTCGCGCCCAGCCGTGGAGCCCGTTCATCGACGGGAATGACAAAAAACCCGATCAGCCGATGAAAACCGCCAGCAACTAA
- a CDS encoding peptidase U32 family protein: MRLHAHHLELLSPARDADIAREAILHGADAVYIGGPGFGARHNASNSLRDIAGLVPFAHRFGAKVFVTLNTILHDDELEPAQRLITDLYQTGVDALIVQDMGVLELDIPPIELHASTQCDIRTVEKAKFLSDVGFSQIVLARELNLNQIRDIHQATDATIEFFIHGALCVAYSGQCNISHAQTGRSANRGDCSQACRLPYTLKDDQGRVVAFEKHLLSMKDNDQTANLGALIDAGVRSFKIEGRYKDMSYVKNITAHYRQMLDAIIEDRGDLARASAGRTEHFFIPSTDKTFHRGSTDYFVNARKGDIGAFDSPKFIGLPVGEVLKVAKDYLDVEVTEPLANGDGLNVMIKREVVGFRANTVEKTGENRYRVWPNEMPADLFKARPNAALNRNLDHNWQQALLKTSSERRIAVDIELGGWEEQLILTLTCEDGISVTHTLDGQFEVANNAEKALNNLKDGVAKLGQTIYYPRTIEVNLPDALFIPNSLLNQFRRETAEMLDNARLANYPRGSRKAEAVPAPVYPDTHLSFLANVYNHKAREFYHRHGVQLIDAAYEAHEEKGDVPVMITKHCLRFAFNLCPKQAKGNIKSWKATPMQLVNGDEVLTLKFDCRPCEMHVIGKMKNHIFKMPPPGSIVASVSPEDLLKTLPKRKGN; encoded by the coding sequence ATGCGCCTGCACGCCCATCATCTTGAACTTTTGAGTCCGGCCCGCGACGCCGACATTGCCCGTGAAGCGATCCTTCACGGTGCTGATGCCGTCTATATCGGTGGCCCAGGCTTCGGTGCCCGCCATAACGCCAGTAACAGCCTGCGCGACATAGCCGGGCTTGTGCCGTTCGCCCACCGCTTTGGGGCGAAAGTGTTCGTCACCCTGAACACCATTCTTCATGATGATGAACTGGAGCCTGCGCAGCGTCTGATCACCGATCTCTACCAGACCGGTGTTGATGCCCTGATCGTACAGGACATGGGCGTACTGGAGCTGGATATCCCGCCAATTGAACTGCATGCCAGTACCCAGTGCGATATCCGTACCGTGGAAAAGGCGAAGTTTCTTTCCGACGTGGGTTTTTCTCAGATTGTGCTGGCGCGTGAACTGAACCTGAACCAGATCCGCGATATACACCAGGCGACCGACGCGACCATTGAGTTCTTTATCCACGGTGCGCTGTGTGTGGCCTATTCCGGACAGTGCAACATCTCCCATGCGCAGACAGGCCGCAGTGCCAACCGCGGCGATTGCTCGCAGGCCTGTCGTCTGCCGTATACCCTGAAAGACGATCAGGGCCGCGTCGTGGCGTTCGAAAAACACCTGCTTTCCATGAAGGACAACGATCAGACCGCCAACCTCGGTGCGCTTATCGACGCAGGCGTGCGCTCCTTCAAGATTGAAGGGCGTTACAAGGACATGAGCTATGTGAAGAACATCACCGCGCACTATCGCCAGATGCTGGATGCCATCATTGAAGATCGTGGCGACCTGGCGCGCGCATCTGCCGGGCGCACCGAACACTTCTTTATCCCGTCAACAGACAAAACCTTCCATCGCGGCAGCACGGACTACTTTGTGAATGCCCGTAAAGGCGATATTGGTGCGTTTGATTCGCCGAAGTTTATCGGTCTGCCCGTCGGTGAAGTGCTGAAAGTGGCGAAAGATTATCTGGACGTGGAAGTGACGGAGCCGCTGGCAAACGGCGATGGCCTGAACGTGATGATCAAACGCGAAGTGGTGGGTTTCCGTGCCAATACAGTGGAAAAAACCGGCGAAAATCGTTACCGCGTGTGGCCAAATGAAATGCCTGCCGATCTCTTTAAGGCGCGCCCGAACGCCGCGCTGAACCGCAACCTTGACCACAACTGGCAGCAGGCGCTGCTGAAAACCTCCAGTGAGCGCCGTATCGCGGTGGATATCGAGCTTGGCGGCTGGGAAGAGCAGTTGATCCTCACCCTGACCTGCGAAGATGGTATCAGCGTAACGCATACGCTTGACGGTCAGTTTGAGGTGGCAAACAATGCCGAAAAAGCGCTTAACAACCTGAAAGACGGCGTGGCAAAGCTGGGTCAGACGATCTATTACCCGCGCACTATTGAGGTGAATCTGCCTGATGCGCTGTTTATTCCGAACAGCCTGCTGAACCAGTTCCGCCGTGAAACGGCAGAGATGCTGGATAACGCTCGCCTGGCAAACTATCCGCGCGGCAGCCGTAAAGCCGAAGCGGTGCCTGCACCGGTTTATCCTGACACGCATTTATCCTTCCTGGCGAATGTTTACAACCATAAAGCGCGTGAATTCTATCATCGGCACGGCGTGCAGCTGATCGACGCGGCCTATGAGGCGCATGAAGAGAAGGGCGATGTGCCGGTGATGATCACCAAGCACTGTCTGCGTTTTGCGTTCAACCTTTGCCCAAAGCAGGCCAAAGGGAATATCAAGAGCTGGAAAGCAACGCCGATGCAGCTGGTGAATGGGGACGAGGTGTTGACCCTGAAATTTGACTGCCGCCCGTGTGAGATGCACGTGATAGGCAAAATGAAAAATCATATCTTCAAAATGCCGCCGCCAGGCAGCATTGTGGCCTCTGTCAGTCCTGAAGATTTGCTGAAAACATTGCCAAAACGCAAAGGCAATTAA
- a CDS encoding helix-turn-helix domain-containing protein: MDITQHLAYTLKSLRQARGWSLSKLAEETGVSKAMLGQIERNESSPTVSTLWKIATGLNVPFSAFITPETDPQAVFDPQQQAMVVKPLFPWDDALKFDHFSITLAPGAFSESTPHEAGVIEHVVVISGELEMNIEGSWRTLYADSGVRFAGDKPHAYRNSGTRTVHFHSLIHYPR, from the coding sequence ATGGATATTACACAACACCTTGCATACACGCTGAAATCACTGCGCCAGGCGCGTGGGTGGAGTCTGTCGAAGCTGGCGGAAGAGACGGGCGTGTCAAAAGCGATGCTTGGACAAATTGAGCGCAACGAATCCAGCCCGACGGTCTCGACGCTGTGGAAAATCGCTACCGGGCTGAATGTGCCGTTTTCCGCGTTTATCACGCCGGAAACCGATCCGCAGGCGGTGTTTGATCCCCAGCAGCAGGCAATGGTGGTGAAACCCTTGTTTCCCTGGGACGATGCGCTGAAGTTCGACCATTTCTCTATTACGCTGGCACCTGGCGCGTTCAGTGAGTCGACACCGCATGAGGCGGGGGTCATTGAGCATGTGGTGGTGATAAGCGGTGAGCTTGAGATGAATATTGAGGGAAGCTGGCGCACGCTTTACGCCGATTCCGGGGTCCGTTTCGCAGGCGATAAACCGCACGCATACCGCAACAGCGGCACCCGGACGGTACATTTTCACTCCCTTATCCATTATCCCCGCTGA
- the ftrA gene encoding transcriptional regulator FtrA, with protein sequence MPENSKKMTTLRHGAPPRVVVLAYDGLCTFEFGVAVEIFGLPRPEMGDAWYRFAVAGIEDGELRATGGVRILTDGHLSLLDAADLIVVPGWRGLDEPVPDALCEALRQASARGCQLLSICSGVFVLAASGLLNGRKATTHWRYIEALKTRFPAINVVDDVLYQDEGDILTSAGSAAGIDLCLHIVRRDYGMEAANCVARRLVIPPHRDGSQTQQLSRPVAQLRESQRLGQLFDFLHQHLAKTHTVDSLAHRVGMSQRTFLRRFRDATGTTPARWLLNERLLRAKDYLENSRLSIDSIAEQTGFGQAATLRHHFRQHFALSPARYRKQFAATPR encoded by the coding sequence ATGCCAGAAAACAGCAAAAAGATGACAACGTTACGACACGGCGCTCCCCCGCGCGTGGTTGTGCTGGCATATGACGGCTTATGTACCTTTGAGTTTGGCGTGGCGGTAGAGATCTTCGGCCTTCCGCGTCCGGAAATGGGCGACGCGTGGTATCGGTTTGCCGTAGCGGGTATCGAGGACGGTGAACTGCGGGCAACGGGAGGCGTTCGCATTTTGACCGATGGCCATCTTAGCCTGCTTGACGCTGCGGATTTGATTGTTGTCCCCGGCTGGCGCGGGCTGGATGAACCCGTACCGGACGCGCTTTGCGAGGCATTACGGCAGGCCAGTGCCCGTGGCTGCCAGCTACTTTCTATCTGCTCTGGCGTTTTTGTGCTGGCCGCCTCCGGCCTGCTTAACGGCCGTAAAGCCACCACTCACTGGCGCTACATTGAGGCACTTAAAACGCGCTTCCCGGCCATCAACGTGGTTGACGATGTTTTGTATCAGGACGAAGGCGATATTCTGACTTCCGCAGGCAGTGCGGCCGGAATCGATTTGTGTCTGCATATCGTGCGCCGGGATTACGGCATGGAGGCGGCGAACTGCGTCGCTCGTCGTCTGGTTATCCCGCCACACCGGGACGGTTCACAAACGCAGCAGCTTAGCCGTCCGGTAGCACAGCTGCGGGAAAGCCAGCGACTGGGCCAGCTGTTTGATTTTCTGCACCAGCATCTGGCTAAAACGCATACCGTTGATTCGCTGGCTCATCGGGTGGGTATGAGTCAGCGAACGTTTTTACGACGCTTTCGGGATGCCACCGGTACAACCCCCGCGCGCTGGCTGCTGAATGAACGTCTGCTGCGGGCCAAAGATTATCTGGAAAACAGTCGGTTAAGTATCGATAGCATTGCCGAACAAACGGGATTTGGCCAGGCAGCAACATTGCGTCACCACTTCCGCCAGCATTTTGCCCTTTCTCCTGCCCGGTATCGTAAACAGTTTGCGGCAACACCCCGATAA
- a CDS encoding benzoate/H(+) symporter BenE family transporter: protein MRTSTHLFPAVLAGFVAVLVGYASSAAIIWQAAAAAGASAQQIAGWMTALGLGMGLSTLALSWWYKAPVLTAWSTPGAALLATSLHGVTLAETIGVFIFANALILFCGVTGLFARLMKLIPHSLAAAMLAGVLLRFGLQAFSHLEGNLLLCGSMLMAWLMAKAFAPRYAMVATLLAGGMVAWAAGDVVTKNLTLTVVMPEFIAPTFTLTSLVSIGLPFFLVTMASQNAPGFATMKASGFPLPVSPLMIFTGGLALLLSPFGVYSICIAAITAAICQSPDAHPDASKRWLAAAAAGVFYLLAGLFGGSITALMSALPLSGVQTLAGLALLGTISGSLYQALHHEAERDAAIVTFLMTASGITLLGIGSAFWGLVLGGLCYAVLLRVRRT, encoded by the coding sequence ATGCGCACCTCAACGCATCTCTTTCCCGCCGTGCTTGCCGGGTTTGTTGCCGTCCTGGTGGGATACGCCAGCTCTGCCGCCATTATCTGGCAAGCGGCTGCCGCAGCGGGTGCCAGCGCGCAACAGATCGCCGGGTGGATGACCGCCCTCGGGCTCGGAATGGGCCTGAGTACGCTCGCCCTGTCATGGTGGTATAAAGCCCCGGTGCTCACCGCCTGGTCTACGCCAGGGGCAGCGCTGCTTGCCACCAGCCTGCACGGTGTCACGCTTGCTGAAACTATCGGCGTCTTTATTTTTGCCAACGCACTCATTCTGTTTTGTGGCGTAACCGGGTTATTTGCTCGCCTGATGAAGCTGATCCCCCATTCGCTTGCCGCTGCCATGCTGGCAGGCGTGCTCCTGCGGTTTGGTCTGCAGGCGTTTAGCCATCTTGAAGGAAATCTTCTGCTGTGTGGCAGTATGCTGATGGCCTGGCTGATGGCAAAGGCGTTTGCACCCCGTTACGCCATGGTTGCCACCCTGTTGGCTGGCGGTATGGTGGCATGGGCGGCAGGTGACGTTGTCACTAAAAATCTCACCCTGACTGTCGTTATGCCAGAATTTATCGCCCCCACGTTCACCCTCACCAGCCTGGTGAGCATTGGTCTGCCCTTCTTTCTGGTCACGATGGCCTCGCAGAATGCGCCCGGCTTTGCCACGATGAAAGCCTCAGGCTTTCCCTTACCCGTTTCGCCGCTGATGATCTTTACCGGCGGGCTGGCGCTGCTGTTATCGCCCTTCGGCGTCTATTCCATCTGTATCGCCGCTATCACCGCTGCGATTTGCCAGAGCCCGGACGCGCATCCGGATGCCAGCAAGCGCTGGCTGGCTGCCGCTGCAGCGGGCGTGTTTTATCTGCTGGCGGGGCTGTTCGGGGGGTCAATCACTGCGTTGATGTCCGCCCTGCCGCTGAGCGGAGTCCAGACACTGGCAGGGCTGGCGCTTCTCGGCACCATCAGCGGGAGTTTATATCAGGCATTGCATCACGAAGCGGAACGCGATGCGGCAATCGTCACCTTCCTGATGACTGCCAGCGGCATCACGCTACTGGGCATCGGTTCGGCATTCTGGGGGCTGGTGCTGGGAGGGTTGTGCTACGCCGTGCTTTTACGCGTTCGCCGCACGTAA